One region of Drosophila subobscura isolate 14011-0131.10 chromosome J, UCBerk_Dsub_1.0, whole genome shotgun sequence genomic DNA includes:
- the LOC117894419 gene encoding poly(rC)-binding protein 3 isoform X19 — translation MEDNNTSSSAGGTSIKHEDPSVTLTIRLIMQGKEVGSIIGKKGEIVNRFREESGAKINISDGSCPERIVTVSGTTNAIFSAFTLITKKFEEFNDAGKIGKTQIPIRLIVPASQCGSLIGKSGSKIKEIRQTTGCSIQVASEMLPNSTERAVTLSGSAEQITQCIYQICLVMLESPPRGATIPYRPKPQVTGPVILANGQAFTIQGNYAVPTQEVAKNPLASLAALGLAGMNPASTGGINHTGSAPAALAALAGSQLRTANAANRAQQQQHEMTVSNDLIGCIIGKGGTKIAEIRQISGAMIRISNCEEREGGNTDRTITISGNPDSVALAQYLINMSVELQKANLLEQAQAQQNGGAAAVGGAGAVPGAGTSVGTSAAATNGALTTVALAAGAAAAGAAGAGAGGGSNGSPTGAANGSSSSISSNGSVSASYASVNGSQSSAGTPNGTASGINPVAAAAALNSPLASALQLLTKPGALSALSNLSALDLLSLTSLGNDNGGSPGGPPVQTTGVNRGKGHYARFRQHQAETGVESEKQRNKFNPY, via the exons ATGGAGGACAATAACACAAGCAGCAGTGCGGGCGGTACGTCCATCAAGCACGAGGACCCATCGGTGACACTCACAATAAGGCTGATTATGCAAGGAAAG gAAGTTGGTAGTATTATTGGTAAAAAGGGTGAAATTGTCAACAGATTTCGTGAAGAG tctggtgccaaaattaaTATATCGGATGGGTCATGCCCGGAACGTATTGTGACTGTGTCTGGTACAACTAATGCAATCTTTTCGGCATTTACGCTCATCACGAAGAAATTCGAAGAG TTCAATGATGCAGGCAAAATTGGCAAAACTCAAATACCCATACGATTGATTGTGCCCGCCAGTCAATGTGGATCGTTAATTG GCAAGAGTGGCTCAAAGATCAAGGAAATACGCCAGACCACGGGCTGCTCCATACAGGTGGCCAGTGAAATGCTGCCCAACTCCACAGAGCGAGCGGTTACCTTGAGCGGCAGTGCCGAGCAGATCACCCAGTGCATCTATCAGATATGTCTTGTCATGTTGGAG TCCCCGCCACGCGGTGCCACCATACCGTATCGACCAAAACCGCAAGTAACTGGCCCTGTTATATTGGCCAATGGACAGGCCTTTACTATTCAAGGCAACTATGCAGTGCCCACACAAGAG GTGGCCAAGAACCCGTTGGCCAGTCTGGCTGCCCTGGGCCTGGCTGGCATGAACCCAGCCAGCACTGGGGGCATCAACCACACAG GCTCTGCCCCAGCAGCCCTGGCTGCACTGGCCGGGTCGCAACTGCGTACAGCCAACGCCGCCAACCgcgcccaacagcagcagcacgagatGACCGTATCCAATGATCTGATCGGTTGCATCATCGGCAAGGGTGGCACCAAGATTGCCGAAATCCGCCAGATATCCGGCGCCATGATCAGGATCTCCAATTGTGAGGAGCGCGAGGGCGGCAATACCGATCGCACCATAACCATTAGTGGCAATCCGGATTCGGTGGCCCTGGCCCAATACTTAATCAATATGAG CGTTGAGCTGCAGAAGGCCAATCTCCTGgagcaggcccaggcccagcagAACGGAGGAGCGGCTGCGGTGGGGGGTGCTGGAGCTGTACCCGGAGCTGGGACCTCCGTCGGCACATCCGCCGCGGCCACCAACGGAGCCCTGACCACAGTGGCCCTcgccgcaggagcagcagcagcaggagctgcaggagcaggagccggaggAGGCAGCAACGGTAGCCCCACAGGCGccgcaaatggcagcagcagctcgatcagcagcaatggcagcgtcTCCGCCTCATATGCCAGCGTCAatggcagccagagcagcgcCGGCACCCCGAATGGCACCGCTTCCGGAATCAAtccggtggctgctgctgctgccctcaACAGTCCCCTTGCCTcggccctgcagctgctgacCAAGCCGGGCGCCCTAAGCGCTCTGTCCAACCTCAGCGCCCTCGATCTGCTGAGCCTCACCTCGCTGGGAAACGACAACGGGGGCTCGCCGGGCGGACCGCCAGTGCAGACGACCGGCGTGAATCGCGGCAAGGGACACTACGCGCGCTTCCGGCAGCATCAGGCCGAGACCGGGGTCGAGTCGGAGAAGCAGCGCAACAAATTTAATCCGTACTAG
- the LOC117894419 gene encoding poly(rC)-binding protein 3 isoform X23, whose amino-acid sequence MEDNNTSSSAGGTSIKHEDPSVTLTIRLIMQGKEVGSIIGKKGEIVNRFREESGAKINISDGSCPERIVTVSGTTNAIFSAFTLITKKFEEWCSQFNDAGKIGKTQIPIRLIVPASQCGSLIGKSGSKIKEIRQTTGCSIQVASEMLPNSTERAVTLSGSAEQITQCIYQICLVMLESPPRGATIPYRPKPQVTGPVILANGQAFTIQGNYAVPTQEVAKNPLASLAALGLAGMNPASTGGINHTANAANRAQQQQHEMTVSNDLIGCIIGKGGTKIAEIRQISGAMIRISNCEEREGGNTDRTITISGNPDSVALAQYLINMSVELQKANLLEQAQAQQNGGAAAVGGAGAVPGAGTSVGTSAAATNGALTTVALAAGAAAAGAAGAGAGGGSNGSPTGAANGSSSSISSNGSVSASYASVNGSQSSAGTPNGTASGINPVAAAAALNSPLASALQLLTKPGALSALSNLSALDLLSLTSLGNDNGGSPGGPPVQTTGVNRGKGHYARFRQHQAETGVESEKQRNKFNPY is encoded by the exons ATGGAGGACAATAACACAAGCAGCAGTGCGGGCGGTACGTCCATCAAGCACGAGGACCCATCGGTGACACTCACAATAAGGCTGATTATGCAAGGAAAG gAAGTTGGTAGTATTATTGGTAAAAAGGGTGAAATTGTCAACAGATTTCGTGAAGAG tctggtgccaaaattaaTATATCGGATGGGTCATGCCCGGAACGTATTGTGACTGTGTCTGGTACAACTAATGCAATCTTTTCGGCATTTACGCTCATCACGAAGAAATTCGAAGAG TGGTGCTCGCAGTTCAATGATGCAGGCAAAATTGGCAAAACTCAAATACCCATACGATTGATTGTGCCCGCCAGTCAATGTGGATCGTTAATTG GCAAGAGTGGCTCAAAGATCAAGGAAATACGCCAGACCACGGGCTGCTCCATACAGGTGGCCAGTGAAATGCTGCCCAACTCCACAGAGCGAGCGGTTACCTTGAGCGGCAGTGCCGAGCAGATCACCCAGTGCATCTATCAGATATGTCTTGTCATGTTGGAG TCCCCGCCACGCGGTGCCACCATACCGTATCGACCAAAACCGCAAGTAACTGGCCCTGTTATATTGGCCAATGGACAGGCCTTTACTATTCAAGGCAACTATGCAGTGCCCACACAAGAG GTGGCCAAGAACCCGTTGGCCAGTCTGGCTGCCCTGGGCCTGGCTGGCATGAACCCAGCCAGCACTGGGGGCATCAACCACACAG CCAACGCCGCCAACCgcgcccaacagcagcagcacgagatGACCGTATCCAATGATCTGATCGGTTGCATCATCGGCAAGGGTGGCACCAAGATTGCCGAAATCCGCCAGATATCCGGCGCCATGATCAGGATCTCCAATTGTGAGGAGCGCGAGGGCGGCAATACCGATCGCACCATAACCATTAGTGGCAATCCGGATTCGGTGGCCCTGGCCCAATACTTAATCAATATGAG CGTTGAGCTGCAGAAGGCCAATCTCCTGgagcaggcccaggcccagcagAACGGAGGAGCGGCTGCGGTGGGGGGTGCTGGAGCTGTACCCGGAGCTGGGACCTCCGTCGGCACATCCGCCGCGGCCACCAACGGAGCCCTGACCACAGTGGCCCTcgccgcaggagcagcagcagcaggagctgcaggagcaggagccggaggAGGCAGCAACGGTAGCCCCACAGGCGccgcaaatggcagcagcagctcgatcagcagcaatggcagcgtcTCCGCCTCATATGCCAGCGTCAatggcagccagagcagcgcCGGCACCCCGAATGGCACCGCTTCCGGAATCAAtccggtggctgctgctgctgccctcaACAGTCCCCTTGCCTcggccctgcagctgctgacCAAGCCGGGCGCCCTAAGCGCTCTGTCCAACCTCAGCGCCCTCGATCTGCTGAGCCTCACCTCGCTGGGAAACGACAACGGGGGCTCGCCGGGCGGACCGCCAGTGCAGACGACCGGCGTGAATCGCGGCAAGGGACACTACGCGCGCTTCCGGCAGCATCAGGCCGAGACCGGGGTCGAGTCGGAGAAGCAGCGCAACAAATTTAATCCGTACTAG
- the LOC117894419 gene encoding poly(rC)-binding protein 3 isoform X21, producing MEDNNTSSSAGGTSIKHEDPSVTLTIRLIMQGKEVGSIIGKKGEIVNRFREESGAKINISDGSCPERIVTVSGTTNAIFSAFTLITKKFEEWCSQFNDAGKIGKTQIPIRLIVPASQCGSLIGKSGSKIKEIRQTTGCSIQVASEMLPNSTERAVTLSGSAEQITQCIYQICLVMLESPPRGATIPYRPKPQVTGPVILANGQAFTIQGNYAVPTQEVAKNPLASLAALGLAGMNPASTGGINHTALAALAGSQLRTANAANRAQQQQHEMTVSNDLIGCIIGKGGTKIAEIRQISGAMIRISNCEEREGGNTDRTITISGNPDSVALAQYLINMSVELQKANLLEQAQAQQNGGAAAVGGAGAVPGAGTSVGTSAAATNGALTTVALAAGAAAAGAAGAGAGGGSNGSPTGAANGSSSSISSNGSVSASYASVNGSQSSAGTPNGTASGINPVAAAAALNSPLASALQLLTKPGALSALSNLSALDLLSLTSLGNDNGGSPGGPPVQTTGVNRGKGHYARFRQHQAETGVESEKQRNKFNPY from the exons ATGGAGGACAATAACACAAGCAGCAGTGCGGGCGGTACGTCCATCAAGCACGAGGACCCATCGGTGACACTCACAATAAGGCTGATTATGCAAGGAAAG gAAGTTGGTAGTATTATTGGTAAAAAGGGTGAAATTGTCAACAGATTTCGTGAAGAG tctggtgccaaaattaaTATATCGGATGGGTCATGCCCGGAACGTATTGTGACTGTGTCTGGTACAACTAATGCAATCTTTTCGGCATTTACGCTCATCACGAAGAAATTCGAAGAG TGGTGCTCGCAGTTCAATGATGCAGGCAAAATTGGCAAAACTCAAATACCCATACGATTGATTGTGCCCGCCAGTCAATGTGGATCGTTAATTG GCAAGAGTGGCTCAAAGATCAAGGAAATACGCCAGACCACGGGCTGCTCCATACAGGTGGCCAGTGAAATGCTGCCCAACTCCACAGAGCGAGCGGTTACCTTGAGCGGCAGTGCCGAGCAGATCACCCAGTGCATCTATCAGATATGTCTTGTCATGTTGGAG TCCCCGCCACGCGGTGCCACCATACCGTATCGACCAAAACCGCAAGTAACTGGCCCTGTTATATTGGCCAATGGACAGGCCTTTACTATTCAAGGCAACTATGCAGTGCCCACACAAGAG GTGGCCAAGAACCCGTTGGCCAGTCTGGCTGCCCTGGGCCTGGCTGGCATGAACCCAGCCAGCACTGGGGGCATCAACCACACAG CCCTGGCTGCACTGGCCGGGTCGCAACTGCGTACAGCCAACGCCGCCAACCgcgcccaacagcagcagcacgagatGACCGTATCCAATGATCTGATCGGTTGCATCATCGGCAAGGGTGGCACCAAGATTGCCGAAATCCGCCAGATATCCGGCGCCATGATCAGGATCTCCAATTGTGAGGAGCGCGAGGGCGGCAATACCGATCGCACCATAACCATTAGTGGCAATCCGGATTCGGTGGCCCTGGCCCAATACTTAATCAATATGAG CGTTGAGCTGCAGAAGGCCAATCTCCTGgagcaggcccaggcccagcagAACGGAGGAGCGGCTGCGGTGGGGGGTGCTGGAGCTGTACCCGGAGCTGGGACCTCCGTCGGCACATCCGCCGCGGCCACCAACGGAGCCCTGACCACAGTGGCCCTcgccgcaggagcagcagcagcaggagctgcaggagcaggagccggaggAGGCAGCAACGGTAGCCCCACAGGCGccgcaaatggcagcagcagctcgatcagcagcaatggcagcgtcTCCGCCTCATATGCCAGCGTCAatggcagccagagcagcgcCGGCACCCCGAATGGCACCGCTTCCGGAATCAAtccggtggctgctgctgctgccctcaACAGTCCCCTTGCCTcggccctgcagctgctgacCAAGCCGGGCGCCCTAAGCGCTCTGTCCAACCTCAGCGCCCTCGATCTGCTGAGCCTCACCTCGCTGGGAAACGACAACGGGGGCTCGCCGGGCGGACCGCCAGTGCAGACGACCGGCGTGAATCGCGGCAAGGGACACTACGCGCGCTTCCGGCAGCATCAGGCCGAGACCGGGGTCGAGTCGGAGAAGCAGCGCAACAAATTTAATCCGTACTAG
- the LOC117894419 gene encoding poly(rC)-binding protein 3 isoform X8 gives MEDNNTSSSAGGTSIKHEDPSVTLTIRLIMQGKEVGSIIGKKGEIVNRFREESGAKINISDGSCPERIVTVSGTTNAIFSAFTLITKKFEEWCSQFNDAGKIGKTQIPIRLIVPASQCGSLIGKSGSKIKEIRQTTGCSIQVASEMLPNSTERAVTLSGSAEQITQCIYQICLVMLESPPRGATIPYRPKPQVTGPVILANGQAFTIQGNYAVPTQETCPVFPLALATGGLHAGISGLADPLLKGAHLQGAVPAHHHHLQQMPDVAKNPLASLAALGLAGMNPASTGGINHTAALAALAGSQLRTANAANRAQQQQHEMTVSNDLIGCIIGKGGTKIAEIRQISGAMIRISNCEEREGGNTDRTITISGNPDSVALAQYLINMSVELQKANLLEQAQAQQNGGAAAVGGAGAVPGAGTSVGTSAAATNGALTTVALAAGAAAAGAAGAGAGGGSNGSPTGAANGSSSSISSNGSVSASYASVNGSQSSAGTPNGTASGINPVAAAAALNSPLASALQLLTKPGALSALSNLSALDLLSLTSLGNDNGGSPGGPPVQTTGVNRGKGHYARFRQHQAETGVESEKQRNKFNPY, from the exons ATGGAGGACAATAACACAAGCAGCAGTGCGGGCGGTACGTCCATCAAGCACGAGGACCCATCGGTGACACTCACAATAAGGCTGATTATGCAAGGAAAG gAAGTTGGTAGTATTATTGGTAAAAAGGGTGAAATTGTCAACAGATTTCGTGAAGAG tctggtgccaaaattaaTATATCGGATGGGTCATGCCCGGAACGTATTGTGACTGTGTCTGGTACAACTAATGCAATCTTTTCGGCATTTACGCTCATCACGAAGAAATTCGAAGAG TGGTGCTCGCAGTTCAATGATGCAGGCAAAATTGGCAAAACTCAAATACCCATACGATTGATTGTGCCCGCCAGTCAATGTGGATCGTTAATTG GCAAGAGTGGCTCAAAGATCAAGGAAATACGCCAGACCACGGGCTGCTCCATACAGGTGGCCAGTGAAATGCTGCCCAACTCCACAGAGCGAGCGGTTACCTTGAGCGGCAGTGCCGAGCAGATCACCCAGTGCATCTATCAGATATGTCTTGTCATGTTGGAG TCCCCGCCACGCGGTGCCACCATACCGTATCGACCAAAACCGCAAGTAACTGGCCCTGTTATATTGGCCAATGGACAGGCCTTTACTATTCAAGGCAACTATGCAGTGCCCACACAAGAG ACCTGTCCAGTATTTCCACTTGCCCTGGCTACCGGCGGCCTACATGCTGGTATTTCAGGCTTAGCGGATCCTTTATTAAAGGGGGCACATTTACAAGGAGCGGTACCAGCACACCACCATCACCTACAGCAAATGCCCGAT GTGGCCAAGAACCCGTTGGCCAGTCTGGCTGCCCTGGGCCTGGCTGGCATGAACCCAGCCAGCACTGGGGGCATCAACCACACAG CAGCCCTGGCTGCACTGGCCGGGTCGCAACTGCGTACAGCCAACGCCGCCAACCgcgcccaacagcagcagcacgagatGACCGTATCCAATGATCTGATCGGTTGCATCATCGGCAAGGGTGGCACCAAGATTGCCGAAATCCGCCAGATATCCGGCGCCATGATCAGGATCTCCAATTGTGAGGAGCGCGAGGGCGGCAATACCGATCGCACCATAACCATTAGTGGCAATCCGGATTCGGTGGCCCTGGCCCAATACTTAATCAATATGAG CGTTGAGCTGCAGAAGGCCAATCTCCTGgagcaggcccaggcccagcagAACGGAGGAGCGGCTGCGGTGGGGGGTGCTGGAGCTGTACCCGGAGCTGGGACCTCCGTCGGCACATCCGCCGCGGCCACCAACGGAGCCCTGACCACAGTGGCCCTcgccgcaggagcagcagcagcaggagctgcaggagcaggagccggaggAGGCAGCAACGGTAGCCCCACAGGCGccgcaaatggcagcagcagctcgatcagcagcaatggcagcgtcTCCGCCTCATATGCCAGCGTCAatggcagccagagcagcgcCGGCACCCCGAATGGCACCGCTTCCGGAATCAAtccggtggctgctgctgctgccctcaACAGTCCCCTTGCCTcggccctgcagctgctgacCAAGCCGGGCGCCCTAAGCGCTCTGTCCAACCTCAGCGCCCTCGATCTGCTGAGCCTCACCTCGCTGGGAAACGACAACGGGGGCTCGCCGGGCGGACCGCCAGTGCAGACGACCGGCGTGAATCGCGGCAAGGGACACTACGCGCGCTTCCGGCAGCATCAGGCCGAGACCGGGGTCGAGTCGGAGAAGCAGCGCAACAAATTTAATCCGTACTAG
- the LOC117894419 gene encoding poly(rC)-binding protein 3 isoform X3 has product MEDNNTSSSAGGTSIKHEDPSVTLTIRLIMQGKEVGSIIGKKGEIVNRFREESGAKINISDGSCPERIVTVSGTTNAIFSAFTLITKKFEEFNDAGKIGKTQIPIRLIVPASQCGSLIGKSGSKIKEIRQTTGCSIQVASEMLPNSTERAVTLSGSAEQITQCIYQICLVMLESPPRGATIPYRPKPQVTGPVILANGQAFTIQGNYAVPTQETCPVFPLALATGGLHAGISGLADPLLKGAHLQGAVPAHHHHLQQMPDQVAKNPLASLAALGLAGMNPASTGGINHTGELSASSIRGQADFQSNLGSAPAALAALAGSQLRTANAANRAQQQQHEMTVSNDLIGCIIGKGGTKIAEIRQISGAMIRISNCEEREGGNTDRTITISGNPDSVALAQYLINMSVELQKANLLEQAQAQQNGGAAAVGGAGAVPGAGTSVGTSAAATNGALTTVALAAGAAAAGAAGAGAGGGSNGSPTGAANGSSSSISSNGSVSASYASVNGSQSSAGTPNGTASGINPVAAAAALNSPLASALQLLTKPGALSALSNLSALDLLSLTSLGNDNGGSPGGPPVQTTGVNRGKGHYARFRQHQAETGVESEKQRNKFNPY; this is encoded by the exons ATGGAGGACAATAACACAAGCAGCAGTGCGGGCGGTACGTCCATCAAGCACGAGGACCCATCGGTGACACTCACAATAAGGCTGATTATGCAAGGAAAG gAAGTTGGTAGTATTATTGGTAAAAAGGGTGAAATTGTCAACAGATTTCGTGAAGAG tctggtgccaaaattaaTATATCGGATGGGTCATGCCCGGAACGTATTGTGACTGTGTCTGGTACAACTAATGCAATCTTTTCGGCATTTACGCTCATCACGAAGAAATTCGAAGAG TTCAATGATGCAGGCAAAATTGGCAAAACTCAAATACCCATACGATTGATTGTGCCCGCCAGTCAATGTGGATCGTTAATTG GCAAGAGTGGCTCAAAGATCAAGGAAATACGCCAGACCACGGGCTGCTCCATACAGGTGGCCAGTGAAATGCTGCCCAACTCCACAGAGCGAGCGGTTACCTTGAGCGGCAGTGCCGAGCAGATCACCCAGTGCATCTATCAGATATGTCTTGTCATGTTGGAG TCCCCGCCACGCGGTGCCACCATACCGTATCGACCAAAACCGCAAGTAACTGGCCCTGTTATATTGGCCAATGGACAGGCCTTTACTATTCAAGGCAACTATGCAGTGCCCACACAAGAG ACCTGTCCAGTATTTCCACTTGCCCTGGCTACCGGCGGCCTACATGCTGGTATTTCAGGCTTAGCGGATCCTTTATTAAAGGGGGCACATTTACAAGGAGCGGTACCAGCACACCACCATCACCTACAGCAAATGCCCGAT CAGGTGGCCAAGAACCCGTTGGCCAGTCTGGCTGCCCTGGGCCTGGCTGGCATGAACCCAGCCAGCACTGGGGGCATCAACCACACAGGTGAGTTGAGCGCTTCATCGATCAGAGGCCAGGCAGATTTCCAATCTAATCTAGGCTCTGCCCCAGCAGCCCTGGCTGCACTGGCCGGGTCGCAACTGCGTACAGCCAACGCCGCCAACCgcgcccaacagcagcagcacgagatGACCGTATCCAATGATCTGATCGGTTGCATCATCGGCAAGGGTGGCACCAAGATTGCCGAAATCCGCCAGATATCCGGCGCCATGATCAGGATCTCCAATTGTGAGGAGCGCGAGGGCGGCAATACCGATCGCACCATAACCATTAGTGGCAATCCGGATTCGGTGGCCCTGGCCCAATACTTAATCAATATGAG CGTTGAGCTGCAGAAGGCCAATCTCCTGgagcaggcccaggcccagcagAACGGAGGAGCGGCTGCGGTGGGGGGTGCTGGAGCTGTACCCGGAGCTGGGACCTCCGTCGGCACATCCGCCGCGGCCACCAACGGAGCCCTGACCACAGTGGCCCTcgccgcaggagcagcagcagcaggagctgcaggagcaggagccggaggAGGCAGCAACGGTAGCCCCACAGGCGccgcaaatggcagcagcagctcgatcagcagcaatggcagcgtcTCCGCCTCATATGCCAGCGTCAatggcagccagagcagcgcCGGCACCCCGAATGGCACCGCTTCCGGAATCAAtccggtggctgctgctgctgccctcaACAGTCCCCTTGCCTcggccctgcagctgctgacCAAGCCGGGCGCCCTAAGCGCTCTGTCCAACCTCAGCGCCCTCGATCTGCTGAGCCTCACCTCGCTGGGAAACGACAACGGGGGCTCGCCGGGCGGACCGCCAGTGCAGACGACCGGCGTGAATCGCGGCAAGGGACACTACGCGCGCTTCCGGCAGCATCAGGCCGAGACCGGGGTCGAGTCGGAGAAGCAGCGCAACAAATTTAATCCGTACTAG
- the LOC117894419 gene encoding poly(rC)-binding protein 3 isoform X4 — MEDNNTSSSAGGTSIKHEDPSVTLTIRLIMQGKEVGSIIGKKGEIVNRFREESGAKINISDGSCPERIVTVSGTTNAIFSAFTLITKKFEEWCSQFNDAGKIGKTQIPIRLIVPASQCGSLIGKSGSKIKEIRQTTGCSIQVASEMLPNSTERAVTLSGSAEQITQCIYQICLVMLESPPRGATIPYRPKPQVTGPVILANGQAFTIQGNYAVPTQETCPVFPLALATGGLHAGISGLADPLLKGAHLQGAVPAHHHHLQQMPDQVAKNPLASLAALGLAGMNPASTGGINHTGSAPAALAALAGSQLRTANAANRAQQQQHEMTVSNDLIGCIIGKGGTKIAEIRQISGAMIRISNCEEREGGNTDRTITISGNPDSVALAQYLINMSVELQKANLLEQAQAQQNGGAAAVGGAGAVPGAGTSVGTSAAATNGALTTVALAAGAAAAGAAGAGAGGGSNGSPTGAANGSSSSISSNGSVSASYASVNGSQSSAGTPNGTASGINPVAAAAALNSPLASALQLLTKPGALSALSNLSALDLLSLTSLGNDNGGSPGGPPVQTTGVNRGKGHYARFRQHQAETGVESEKQRNKFNPY, encoded by the exons ATGGAGGACAATAACACAAGCAGCAGTGCGGGCGGTACGTCCATCAAGCACGAGGACCCATCGGTGACACTCACAATAAGGCTGATTATGCAAGGAAAG gAAGTTGGTAGTATTATTGGTAAAAAGGGTGAAATTGTCAACAGATTTCGTGAAGAG tctggtgccaaaattaaTATATCGGATGGGTCATGCCCGGAACGTATTGTGACTGTGTCTGGTACAACTAATGCAATCTTTTCGGCATTTACGCTCATCACGAAGAAATTCGAAGAG TGGTGCTCGCAGTTCAATGATGCAGGCAAAATTGGCAAAACTCAAATACCCATACGATTGATTGTGCCCGCCAGTCAATGTGGATCGTTAATTG GCAAGAGTGGCTCAAAGATCAAGGAAATACGCCAGACCACGGGCTGCTCCATACAGGTGGCCAGTGAAATGCTGCCCAACTCCACAGAGCGAGCGGTTACCTTGAGCGGCAGTGCCGAGCAGATCACCCAGTGCATCTATCAGATATGTCTTGTCATGTTGGAG TCCCCGCCACGCGGTGCCACCATACCGTATCGACCAAAACCGCAAGTAACTGGCCCTGTTATATTGGCCAATGGACAGGCCTTTACTATTCAAGGCAACTATGCAGTGCCCACACAAGAG ACCTGTCCAGTATTTCCACTTGCCCTGGCTACCGGCGGCCTACATGCTGGTATTTCAGGCTTAGCGGATCCTTTATTAAAGGGGGCACATTTACAAGGAGCGGTACCAGCACACCACCATCACCTACAGCAAATGCCCGAT CAGGTGGCCAAGAACCCGTTGGCCAGTCTGGCTGCCCTGGGCCTGGCTGGCATGAACCCAGCCAGCACTGGGGGCATCAACCACACAG GCTCTGCCCCAGCAGCCCTGGCTGCACTGGCCGGGTCGCAACTGCGTACAGCCAACGCCGCCAACCgcgcccaacagcagcagcacgagatGACCGTATCCAATGATCTGATCGGTTGCATCATCGGCAAGGGTGGCACCAAGATTGCCGAAATCCGCCAGATATCCGGCGCCATGATCAGGATCTCCAATTGTGAGGAGCGCGAGGGCGGCAATACCGATCGCACCATAACCATTAGTGGCAATCCGGATTCGGTGGCCCTGGCCCAATACTTAATCAATATGAG CGTTGAGCTGCAGAAGGCCAATCTCCTGgagcaggcccaggcccagcagAACGGAGGAGCGGCTGCGGTGGGGGGTGCTGGAGCTGTACCCGGAGCTGGGACCTCCGTCGGCACATCCGCCGCGGCCACCAACGGAGCCCTGACCACAGTGGCCCTcgccgcaggagcagcagcagcaggagctgcaggagcaggagccggaggAGGCAGCAACGGTAGCCCCACAGGCGccgcaaatggcagcagcagctcgatcagcagcaatggcagcgtcTCCGCCTCATATGCCAGCGTCAatggcagccagagcagcgcCGGCACCCCGAATGGCACCGCTTCCGGAATCAAtccggtggctgctgctgctgccctcaACAGTCCCCTTGCCTcggccctgcagctgctgacCAAGCCGGGCGCCCTAAGCGCTCTGTCCAACCTCAGCGCCCTCGATCTGCTGAGCCTCACCTCGCTGGGAAACGACAACGGGGGCTCGCCGGGCGGACCGCCAGTGCAGACGACCGGCGTGAATCGCGGCAAGGGACACTACGCGCGCTTCCGGCAGCATCAGGCCGAGACCGGGGTCGAGTCGGAGAAGCAGCGCAACAAATTTAATCCGTACTAG